CTCACGGCGCTTGGCGTCGCACTCGGCCCACGTCTTGCCGTAGGCGAACTTGCGGGCGCGGGTGCCGTCCGGCTGGAGGACATACACCGCGCACTGAAAACGGCCGTCCTTGCGCTTGGTGATGGTGCCAGCGCCGTTAGGGTTGCGCTTGCGCTGAGTGGCCATCAGGCAGCCTCCTCGATCTGGCCGAGGACGAAGTCCGTGACGGCGTGGGCGGGGATGCGGCGGGCGCCGTCGATCTTGATGGAGACGAGCCGGTGCGACCGGATCAGGTCGTAGACCTTGGAACGCCCGAGCTTGAGCCGAGCCATGACCTCCGGCACGGTCAGGAGTTCGGCGGTAGCGGTGGCGGTGGTCATGCTGCGGCTACCTCCTCGGTGAGCTTGTCGCGCAGGGCTTCGCGGGCGGTCTCGCGGTTGGTCTGGAGATCGCGGGCGATGGTGGCGGCAAGGGCGGCTTCGCCCGGGGTGTGACCGTGACCGGCGTATTGCCAGTCGGTCAGGACGAGGACGGTGTCCGGCTCGCGGTCGTCGAGGCCGAGGGCGGAGGCCTCTTGGGCGGCGCGGTAGTCCGCACGTTCCTGGCGGAGGGCGCCGAGGGTGGTGGAGTAGGTGCGCGACTTGGACGAGAAGTGGCCGCGGAAGCCGAGCATGTGCGCCCAGGCCCAGAGACGTCGGTCCGGGTAGAGGGCTTCCAGGTCGCGGCAGGCGGTGATGAGTCGTCGGGTGTGGTCGGGGACGTGGTGGCGGTCGAGTTCGGCGAGTTCGCCGATACGGCGGTCGAGGGTGCCGGTGTTCTCGGCGGCTTTGGTGGCGTACTTGGCCACGTAGGAGGCGACGGCCTGTTCGGTGATGTCGGAGCCGTCGCCGAAGGCCTTGACCGGACGGACGTCGAGTTGCCGACCCCATCGG
The Streptomyces sp. CGMCC 4.7035 DNA segment above includes these coding regions:
- a CDS encoding helix-turn-helix domain-containing protein, giving the protein MTTATATAELLTVPEVMARLKLGRSKVYDLIRSHRLVSIKIDGARRIPAHAVTDFVLGQIEEAA